The proteins below are encoded in one region of Pseudomonas putida NBRC 14164:
- the ilvC gene encoding ketol-acid reductoisomerase, which yields MKVFYDKDCDLSIIQGKKVAIIGYGSQGHAQACNLKDSGVDVTVGLRKGSATVAKAEAHGLKVADVATAVAAADLVMILTPDEFQGALYKNEIEPNIKKGATLAFSHGFSIHYNQVVPRADLDVIMIAPKAPGHTVRSEFVKGGGIPDLIAIYQDASGNAKNVALSYASGVGGGRTGIIETTFKDETETDLFGEQAVLCGGTVELVKAGFETLVEAGYAPEMAYFECLHELKLIVDLMYEGGIANMNYSISNNAEYGEYVTGPEVINEESRKAMRNALKRIQDGEYAKMFISEGATNYPSMTAKRRNNAAHGIEIIGEQLRSMMPWISANKIVDKTKN from the coding sequence ATGAAAGTTTTCTACGATAAAGACTGCGACCTTTCCATCATCCAGGGCAAGAAAGTCGCCATCATCGGTTACGGCTCCCAGGGCCACGCTCAAGCGTGCAACCTGAAGGACTCCGGTGTAGACGTTACCGTCGGTCTGCGTAAAGGTTCGGCTACCGTTGCCAAGGCTGAAGCCCACGGCCTGAAAGTTGCCGACGTTGCTACCGCTGTCGCTGCGGCTGACCTGGTCATGATCCTGACCCCGGACGAGTTCCAGGGCGCTCTGTACAAGAACGAGATCGAGCCGAACATCAAGAAGGGCGCTACCCTGGCCTTCTCCCACGGCTTCTCGATCCACTACAACCAGGTTGTACCGCGTGCCGACCTCGACGTGATCATGATCGCGCCGAAGGCCCCGGGCCACACCGTTCGCTCCGAGTTCGTCAAAGGCGGCGGCATCCCTGACCTGATCGCTATCTACCAGGATGCTTCGGGCAATGCCAAGAACGTTGCCCTGTCCTACGCTTCGGGCGTTGGTGGCGGCCGTACCGGCATCATCGAAACCACCTTCAAGGACGAAACCGAAACCGACCTGTTCGGTGAGCAGGCTGTTCTGTGCGGCGGTACCGTTGAACTGGTCAAGGCCGGTTTCGAAACCTTGGTCGAAGCTGGCTACGCGCCGGAAATGGCCTACTTCGAGTGCCTGCACGAACTGAAGCTGATCGTTGACCTCATGTACGAAGGCGGCATCGCCAACATGAACTACTCGATCTCCAACAACGCCGAATACGGTGAGTACGTCACCGGCCCGGAAGTCATCAACGAAGAATCCCGCAAGGCCATGCGCAACGCCCTGAAGCGCATCCAGGACGGCGAGTACGCGAAGATGTTCATCTCCGAAGGTGCTACCAACTACCCATCGATGACCGCCAAGCGCCGCAACAACGCCGCTCACGGTATCGAAATCATCGGCGAGCAACTGCGCTCGATGATGCCGTGGATCTCGGCTAACAAAATCGTCGACAAGACCAAGAACTAA
- the ilvN gene encoding acetolactate synthase small subunit — protein MRHIISLLLENEPGALSRVVGLFSQRNYNIESLTVAPTEDPTLSRLTLTTVGHDEVIEQITKNLNKLVEVVKLVDLSESAHIERELMLVKVKATGAQRAEIKRTTDIFRGQIVDVTASVYTVQLSGTSDKLDSFIQAIGTASILETVRSGVTGIARGDKVLSI, from the coding sequence ATGCGGCACATCATTTCCCTGCTGCTGGAAAACGAACCAGGTGCGTTGTCCCGTGTGGTCGGCCTGTTCTCCCAGCGCAACTACAACATTGAAAGCCTGACCGTGGCGCCGACCGAAGACCCGACCCTGTCGCGTCTGACGCTGACCACCGTTGGCCATGACGAAGTGATCGAACAGATCACCAAGAACCTGAACAAGCTGGTCGAAGTGGTCAAGCTTGTCGACCTGTCGGAAAGTGCTCACATCGAGCGTGAACTGATGCTGGTCAAGGTCAAGGCCACCGGTGCCCAGCGCGCCGAGATCAAGCGCACCACGGATATCTTCCGTGGCCAGATCGTCGACGTGACCGCCAGCGTGTACACCGTGCAGCTGAGCGGCACCAGCGACAAACTGGACAGCTTCATCCAGGCGATCGGCACTGCATCGATTCTCGAAACCGTGCGCAGCGGCGTTACCGGCATTGCCCGTGGCGACAAAGTGCTCAGCATCTAA
- a CDS encoding acetolactate synthase 3 large subunit: MELLSGAEMVVRFLRDEGVKHIYGYPGGALLHVYDALFKEPEVEHILVRHEQAATHMADGYARATGKAGVVLVTSGPGATNAITGIATAYMDSIPMVILSGQVPSTMVGTDAFQETDMIGISRPIVKHSFMIKNPTEIPEVLKKAFYLAQSGRPGPVVVDIPKDMTNPAEKFEYVYPKKVKLRSYSPAVRGHSGQIRKAAEMLLAAKRPIVYSGGGVILGGGSEALTEIAKSLNLPVTNTLMGLGGFPGTDRQFLGMLGMHGSYTANMAMHNADVILAVGARFDDRVVNGPAKFCPNAKIIHIDIDPASISKMIKADVPIVGPVDSVLSEMLGILKEIGEQPDKASLDAWWKQIDEWRGDGEMFPYDKGDGTVIKPQKVIETLCEVTHGDAFVTSDVGQHQMFAAQYYRFNKPNRWINSGGLGTMGFGFPAAMGVKLNFPDQDVACVTGEGSIQMNIQELSTCMQYGLPVKIVNLNNGVLGMVRQWQDMAYNGRHSHSYVESLPDFIKLAEAYGHVGIRITSLKDLKPKLEEAFAMKDRLVFIDIAVDRSEHVYPMQIKDGSMRDMWLSKTERT, translated from the coding sequence GTGGAGCTTTTATCTGGCGCTGAGATGGTCGTCCGCTTTTTGCGTGACGAAGGCGTTAAGCACATCTACGGGTACCCTGGTGGTGCTCTCCTGCATGTTTACGACGCACTGTTCAAAGAACCGGAAGTGGAACACATCCTGGTTCGTCACGAGCAGGCGGCAACCCATATGGCGGACGGCTACGCCCGCGCCACCGGCAAGGCCGGTGTGGTGCTGGTAACCTCCGGCCCGGGCGCGACCAATGCCATCACCGGCATTGCCACCGCCTATATGGATTCGATTCCGATGGTCATCCTGTCCGGCCAGGTGCCTAGCACCATGGTGGGTACCGATGCCTTCCAGGAAACAGACATGATTGGTATCTCGCGGCCGATCGTGAAGCACAGCTTCATGATCAAGAACCCGACCGAGATCCCGGAAGTCCTGAAAAAAGCGTTCTACCTGGCGCAATCCGGTCGCCCAGGTCCGGTCGTGGTCGACATTCCAAAAGATATGACCAACCCGGCCGAAAAGTTCGAATACGTCTACCCGAAAAAGGTCAAGCTGCGCTCCTACAGCCCGGCGGTCCGTGGCCATTCCGGCCAGATCCGCAAGGCCGCCGAGATGCTCCTGGCTGCCAAGCGCCCGATCGTCTACTCCGGTGGTGGCGTGATTCTCGGCGGTGGCTCCGAAGCCCTGACCGAAATCGCCAAGTCGCTGAACTTGCCGGTTACCAATACCCTGATGGGCCTGGGTGGCTTCCCGGGTACGGACCGCCAGTTCCTTGGCATGCTCGGCATGCACGGCAGCTACACCGCCAACATGGCCATGCACAACGCCGACGTGATCCTCGCTGTGGGCGCACGCTTCGACGACCGTGTGGTCAACGGCCCGGCCAAGTTCTGCCCGAACGCCAAGATCATCCACATCGACATCGACCCGGCGTCGATTTCCAAGATGATCAAGGCCGATGTGCCGATTGTCGGCCCGGTCGACAGCGTGCTCAGCGAAATGCTCGGTATCCTCAAGGAAATCGGCGAGCAGCCTGACAAGGCGTCGCTGGATGCCTGGTGGAAGCAGATCGACGAATGGCGTGGCGATGGCGAGATGTTCCCTTACGACAAGGGCGACGGCACTGTCATCAAGCCGCAGAAAGTCATCGAAACCCTGTGCGAAGTGACCCATGGCGATGCCTTCGTCACCTCCGACGTGGGCCAGCACCAGATGTTCGCGGCGCAGTACTACCGCTTCAACAAGCCGAACCGCTGGATCAACTCCGGTGGCCTGGGCACCATGGGCTTCGGCTTCCCGGCGGCGATGGGCGTCAAGCTCAACTTCCCGGATCAGGACGTTGCCTGCGTGACTGGCGAAGGCAGCATCCAGATGAACATCCAGGAGCTGTCCACCTGCATGCAGTACGGCCTGCCGGTGAAAATCGTCAACTTGAACAACGGTGTGCTGGGCATGGTTCGCCAGTGGCAGGACATGGCCTACAACGGTCGTCACTCGCACTCGTACGTCGAGTCGCTGCCTGATTTCATCAAGTTGGCCGAGGCCTATGGCCATGTGGGTATCCGCATCACCAGCCTGAAGGACCTCAAGCCGAAGCTGGAAGAAGCGTTTGCGATGAAGGACCGTCTGGTGTTCATCGACATCGCGGTTGACCGCAGCGAGCACGTCTATCCGATGCAGATCAAGGATGGCTCGATGCGTGACATGTGGCTGAGCAAGACGGAGCGTACCTGA